DNA sequence from the Alkaliphilus metalliredigens QYMF genome:
ATAAAATGGCAAGAAAAATATTTAATATAAATGAGCCAATGATAATAATTAAACTAGCATAGCTAATAAAGGTCATATTACTAGTAATCCGCTGATATTCATTTGCTCCCTGTTCTAACTTGTTATCTACCAAGCTACTAATATAATATTTGATATGGTCATTGATTTCATTTGCCCGGGTAAAATGTTGGATGTATTCACTACTTATTCTTCCTCGTTTTGCCCTAACTGCATCATCTGTCTCCAATAAAAGATTATCAATCATATTGCCTATATTTTTCAGCATAAGTTCATCTAATTCAAAATTCGCTTCTTTAGAAATCTCCCTTGACTTACGCTGTAAATCATTGTAAATTGTATAATAGTTTAATAAGGCTTCAGATGACTTTGTAGTCAAATACTTCTCAATTTCCATCATAAGTATGTTAACATCATTATTCAATTCACTTAGATAAGCATAATCCTCTAGGATCATTTCCACTTGCGACGAGACGATCCTAGCGTTATAATTCGCAAACAGGCTGGTCACACCTAATAAAATTGTAATAATGAGATAGTAAACAATTATTTTCTTTCGAATTCCTACAAATCGGAATATCTGTTTGTTCATATTTTCACCAACTATTCTAAAAATTCTAGTCTTTCTTCATACTCATGGAGATTTTCTCTTTTAATTACTTTCACCCCAGTATCAATGAAGCTGGACACATTATTTTTCTCTTTTATATCAATGAGTGCCTGCACACTTTCATATCCCATTCTGTAAGGATCACTCATCACTGTGCCATAAATAATTCCCTTTTCTATATACCGTAGGGTACTTTCTGCGTCTCCAAATCCAATCATTGTGATTTCTCCAACTTTGTTTTGATCTATGATGAGTTGCACGCTCCCAAGGGTGTCCACAGATGTCATTGTAAAAATTGCATCAATGTCTTTCCCCCCATTTAAAATGGATTGGGTAATTTCCTCGGCACTTAATATACCCATCCGAGAAGTATAGGTTTGCACAACCTCCATGTCAGGGTACTCTTTGAGTTCACTTAAAAAACCATTAATTCTAATATTTTGACTAGCTGCATCTGGTTCAAAATTATTACTAACAATGATTGCAATATTCGCTTTTCCCCCAGTAGCCTCAACCATCAGTTTTCCTGCTTCTGTCCCTAGCAAGAATCCATTTGTTCCTACAAAAGCGGCCCGATTACTTATCTTATCGTCATTTTCAACAGTCACTACTGGGATTCCACCATAATATGCTTTGTTAATCATCGTTGTAAAGTCCTCTCCACTAGAAACATGTGTGATAATGCCATCTACTTCAGATAAAATTGCAATATCTAGATACTTTAACTCCTCTTCAGGACTATAAAACCTTGGGGCATTAAATTCCACAACAACATTATGATCCCTTGCAGCTTGTTCTGCACCTTGTCTAATTTCCTTCCAGTAAGGATCTACTGCATTTTGGCCCACAAAGTAAAAGTGATATCTAGGATTTTCAGTAAAAATGGTTACCTTACTACTCCTCAACCATAGTAGTAAAATGCCCGTCACACAAATCAAGAATACTAATATAAAAATAAGATATTTAGTTACAACTCCAATTTTTTTGTTATTATTTATTAAATTCATAATCCCTCCGTCTATTTTCTGAGATTCATTTTATGCATAATACTTATATGCTACTCTTTTTATTCTACAACTAAGCTCTATATCCCTTGTTTTTCCAGAGAAAAGCCCTAAGCAATCAAACTTTGTAATTTTTCCTAATAAAACTAAGAGATAAGCTAATTTCTATTTAGCTTATCTCTTAGTTTTATTGCCTTGGAAATATTCAAATTTCAACATCAATTGTCTATTCCTCACTATTTTTGTCTTTTTACGGCCTAATCAAACAAATTTAGTTTATCAGAAATCTTAGTAATACACCTAAGATAAAAGCTACATCATCATCTTTCAAACATCATTTGATATGCTTCAAGGTCTCGAAGTAAGTCCAATTCATGGTCTTTTTTCATATATTGGATTAAACTTGGACTCAGCTCTGTGGCTCGAATCAAATCCCTTAAGGCTTTTTCTTTATTGTGGCAATAAACATGCAAACAGGCACGATTATAAAATAGTACAGCTACATTTTTATTATATATAATTCCCTGACTAATTACATCAAGGGCCATTGTATATTCTTTTTGTTCTTTATATAGTACTGCTAGATTCAAAAAACCATAGGGGTAATCTTGATTATATTGAATCGATTTCATATAGTAGTGTATCGATTCTTCAACCCGTTCTAGCTTCTTTAGTATAACCCCCATATTAAATAATGCCTTATAGTTAGTCGGGTCTATTTCTAAAGCCTTCTCCATCATGATAAGTGCTTGTCCATTTTTATCTAATTCTTCATAGATAGACCCTAGGTTTACATAAGCCCAAAAATCTTCAGTATTTAAACTAATGGATTTTTGATAATATTCAATTGCTTTCTCCTTTTCCTCTAGTTCGTCGTACACGTTAGCCAAGAAAAAATAGGCCTTTTCATAATATGGGTCCATTTCAATTGCCTTTTTGTAATAGTAAATCGCAGTGTCATAGTCCTTTTGCTGATCATATAAAATAGCTAGGCTATAATATCCCCTGGCTTCCTTGGGGTTGATTTGAAGTACTTCTTCGTACTTTTTTTTTGCCAAAGGGTAGTCTTCTAATTCATCGTAGAGCAAGCCCATACTCAATAATAGCTCAATATCTTCAGCTCCTCCATGAGTTTGATAGGCCTTTTCATAAAATTTTAAGGTTTGAAAAATATTACCTTCTTCTTGAAATTTTTGAGCAATCATTTTATAATTATTCAACATATACTGATTATCCTTCAAATTATTCCTCCTTCCAAATTCATATGAATTCCATCCAATATTGTATATTTTATCAAATAAGTAGTATAATCTTTAGAAACAGCGAAATATATTTAAAGAGGGGGCAAAACATGTTTAATAAAGATAAAACTACTTTAAACATTGGTCATCGAGGTGCACAGGCTCTTTTTCCAGAAAACACCATCATTTCCTTTGATGGTTCCCTTGAGCTTGGAGCTGATATATTAGAAATGGATATCCGTATGACAAAAGATCAAGTGCTCGTTTGCCATCATGATGAATCCATAGATCGAATGAGTAATGGCACAGGTCCTATTGCAGACTTCACTTATAGAGAACTATTAGCTTACAATTTTGCCTATGGATTTCAAAGTCCATCAGGCCATTATCCCTATGGCAACCGTAACGTAAACATTCCTCAGTTAAAGGATGTCTTACGTAATGACTACGTTTCTCCCCTTATATTTGACCTTAAAGACAGTGGAAAACGAGGCTATGCAGTTGCAGATCAAATATTCGACCTCATCAAAAAACATCATCTATGGGATCGTGTGTTAATAGCCAGTTTTCATGATTCTGTCATTAATTATTTCCGAAAAATCAGCCAGAATAGTGTGAAAACAGCCATGGGCAATTATGAAGTTGCGGTTTTTGTAGTTCTTGCCTTTCTACGACTTGATTCTCTTTTTAAAAACAAGGCTACAGCGATTCTTCTCCCTAGGCAATTTTATTTTTTAAGACTTGATTGCAGTGCAATTATAAAAGCAGCCCACCGTCATAAATTGGCAATTTATTATTGGACAATTAATGACAAGCAGGAAATGCGTAGATTGATTAATTTAGGAGTCGACGGCATTATTACAGATCGACCTGATAGATTAAAAGAATTATTAAAAAGACAAGTCAAATAGAATGGGTACTCTTAGAATGCTACTTCTTAACGATGATTTATAATTGTAGCACCTGTTATAAGTTTAGCACCTGTTATAAGTTTATTATTAAACATTATCTTGTCTTTACATTATACCCTCCTTTCAACTAGAAACTTATTATTTCTATGATTTTTTATCTTCCCTTATAATTTTTCATAGATAAGCCTATATTAATAGATAAGTTCAAATTTTCACTTAAGAGGAGAGTGGATAATGGATATCAAATCTTTTGAAAAAATACAACTCTATGGCTTTAACAATTTAACTAAAACCTTAAGCTTTAATATTTATGATATTTGTTATGCTAAAGCCCCAGAGCAAAGTAAGGCCTACATTGCTTATATCGACGAGCAATATAATGCAGAGCGTTTAACGAAAATTTTATCGAATGTAGCTGATATTACAGGCGCTAACATTCTAAGTATATCTAAACAGGATTACGATCCCCAAGGAGCCAGTGTCACCATGTTGGTTGCTGAGGAAATGACAGTTCCTACCCTAACCCCAGAATCCCTCACAGGTGAGAGTCCCGGTCCACTCCCAGGTAACAAACCTTCTCCTGGATCTATTGTTACTCATTTAGATAAAAGTCATGTGACCGTTCACACCTATCCAGAGACCCACCCCCTTGATGGTATCAGCACATTTAGAGCAGATATAGATGTGTCCACCTGTGGACATATTTCCCCTATTAAAGCCCTGAATTATTTGATTCATAGCTTTGAATCTGATATTGTTACAATTGATTATCGAGTAAGAGGTTTTACCCGGGATATCAATGGACAGAAATATTTTATTGATCATGATATTAATTCAATTCAGAATTATATTGCTAAGGATATTTTAAACCTCTATCATGCCATCGATGTTAATGTATATCAGGAAAACATTTTTCATACAAAAATGACCTTAAAAGATTTCAAGTTGAATAATTATCTTTTTGGTGTCTCCGAAGAGGAACTATCAGATCATGAAAGTGCCTCCATCAAGGATCAGCTTCGAGATGAAATGCAAGAAATATTTTATGGCAGAAATGTGACTAAGGTGTAAATATCTAGCATATATGCACGCTACCACTCCTCTGATATTATTTTGTGGACTTACAGATCTAATGAATAAAAAACACAAGACAGTAAGATCACTTACAGCCTTGTGTTTTTATATTGGTTTCAATTACGTATCTCAATTTTTATCATGATTTTCATTTTAGGTTCTCTGAGGTTTCAACTTAGTAATTAAGCTCACTTGACTAGTACAACTTGGTCTTCCTTCAACTGAATTTTCACATGATCCCCTTCAACAATCTCATTTTTTAGATAAGCCTCTGCCATTTCATCTTCAATACTTCGTTGTATGGTTCTCCTTAGAGGTCTAGCACCATACTTTTCATCATACCCCTTTTCGATGAGGAATGTTTTAACCTCATCTGAGACCTCCATTGTCATGTCTTTTTGCCGTAGGTCTTCAGCAACTTCCTTTAGCATTAAATCCACAATCTGCTTGAGTTCTTCTTTTGAAAGCTGGGTGAATACAATTATCTCATCAATTCGATTTAGAAATTCTGGTTTAAAACTTTCCTTCAGTGATTCATGTACTTTTGCCTCTAATGCTTGGTATCCATGTTTTCCAAACCCGATACCATTGGACTTTAAACTTGTTCCTGCATTAGATGTCATCACTAAGACTGTGTTTTCAAAATAAACTGTCCGACCTTGACTGTCAGTTAATCTTCCGTCTTCTAATATTTGTAATAGCATATTGAATACATCTGGATGGGCTTTTTCAATTTCATCCATTAAGATAACGGAGTATGGCTTTCGTTTTACCTTTTCAGTGAGTTGCCCTCCTTGATCGTATCCAACATATCCAGGAGGTGCTCCAATTAACTTAGAAACCGTATGCTTTTCCATATACTCCGACATATCCATACGAATCAATGCCTCTTCGTTACCAAATAACTCTATGGCTAGGGTTTTCACAAGCTCAGTTTTACCTACTCCAGTGGGTCCTACAAAAATAAAGGAAGCAGGTCTCTTCTTCTTTCTAAAGCCAGCACGATTCCGCCTAATGGTTCGGGCTAAACTTGTAATGGCTTCATGTTGACCAATGACTCGCCTATGAAGACTCTCTTCCAATTGCAATAGTTTTTCTGCTTCTTCTTCAGTAATTTTACGTACTGGTATTTTTGTCCACGCCTCAATGACAAATGCAATATCTTCTGTGGTGATGTGAACTTCTTTTGATTCTTTTTCAATGATTTCGATCCGCTTTACTAACCTACACTCTTCCATTTTGAATTGAGCAGCCTTTTCATAGTCATCATGAAGGGCAGCCTCGGCCATGTCCTCTTCTACTTTAACCAATTCCTCTTTAAGTGCTTCTAGCTCCACAAGTCCTTTATTTTTTAAATTTGCTCGAGATCCAGCTTCATCAATCACATCAATGGCCTTATCTGGTAAATATCGATCAGTAATATATCGTTCAGATAATTTCACAGCTGACTCAATAACCTCATCACTGATGAGCACTTTATGATAGTCTTCATAATAGTCTTTAATCCCCTTTAAGATTTCAATTGACTCATCTATGCTGGGCTCTTCTATCAAAACAGACTGAAACCTTCTTTCTAAGGCTGCATCTTTTTCAATATGTTTTCGATACTCTTCAATTGTGGTGGCACCTATGACTTGGACTTCTCCCCGGGCTAGAGCCGGCTTTAAAATATTTGCTGCATTCATTACGCCACCATGGACTTCCCCTGCACCCATAATGTTATGAATTTCATCGATAACCAGTATCACATTACCACTTTCTTGAGCTTCTTCAATTATCGCTTTCATTCTACCTTCAAATTGTCCTCTAAATTGAGTACCTGCTACAATTGCAGTTAAGTCTAAAAGGTAAATTTCAGCATCTAGTAATTTTGCAGGAACCTGCTTCTCAACGATCCTCACAGCTAAGCCTTCTGCAATAGCGGTTTTACCAACCCCCGGTTCTCCAATTAATATGGGATTGTTTTTTGCTCTTCTGTTTAATATTTGGACAACACGATCAATTTCTCGATGTCGGCCAATTATTCGATCCACCCCATTATTAAAAGCTTTTTCTGTTAGGTTCGTTCCATATAAGTCCAAGTTTTTTCTCTTTTTCTTCTTTTTTCTTAGTTTTGATTTTCCAACTTTTTCTTCCTTAATCTCTTCGTTATCCTCAATCTCCTTTTCAGGGTTCTCTACAATGTCTTCCTCTATATTAGGATGGTCGTCCTTGTTATATAGATTGCTTAATTGGGAAAAGGACTGACTAAATAAATTCATCAGTTTATTTGGATCTCCTAAATCCTCAGCATCCAGCTCTCCAAAGGTATCACTCATCTGTTCCATTAAGCCTTCTACTTCTTCTTCTGACATCCCTGTTTGCTCCATCAACTGTTCCATCACAGGAAGCCCCATTTTTTTTGCACATTGAATGCATATACCCTTCATCTCAGATTTCCCATTTTCGAATTTGGTAGCATAAATCATTGCGGTGTTTTTATGACATACTGAACACTTTTTCATATTACCATCTCCATATTTCTATATAGTTTTTTAATCTCATCATTTTTCCAATTATAGGTCACTTTTACATTGATCATTATTTGTTATACTCTCCCATTATAACATAGATACCCACTTTAACAGATGCTTAAAGGTCTTTTTCATATATTCTTGTAGCTAATCCCGAATACTAACTATTATATGCTAAATCAAAGCATTTCATCGCATTCTCCCTAGAAAAAAAGATGCATTGTGATGGGCATCACTTGTGCATCTTTCTTAATAATTGATTTCATTTCTAAATTTTTTAGCCCAGTAGCTTGTTATCAATCAAAAAAACCATCACTACTACCACTGGTAGCATGAAATTTGGCTCCAATGATTTCTTATCAATGGGGCTAAAAAGAACTTAAACTGAGTTTACCACTTGCGTGAAGCCCCACCACCACCTGATGAGCCTCCCCCAAATCCACCTCTACCTATGGAAGACCCTCCACTAGAGGAACCTCCTCCAAAGGGACCTCTAGGTCCTCTAGGATAACGGCCTCTTCTAGACCGTCCAACGAAGTTGCCACCCATCTGATGGGGTCCACCTCCTGTAGGTCCAGCATATTTTCCCGAAGCCAGATCTCCTAAAAATAGAAGTGCTAACACAAAGAGATTCTTACCAAGCACCTTAGAAAATATTAGCATTCCTAGTAAAGTCATTAATAGCAGTGAGCCAATCATTTTCAAAAGACTTACAATTGAAGTAGGTTGTTCCAAAACTGTAGGGGTTATAGCCTCAGCCCCTACAAAAATTTCGTTAATGTCGATGTTGTACTCTACTGCTATTTCCTGAAGTAGAAGACTATAAGCAGTTGAGATTCCTTGGCTATAGTTTTCATTTTGGAAATAGGATATCATTTGATCCATAATGGCTCCAGCCTTACCATCATTAATAGCTCCCTCTAGACCATACCCTACTTCAATTCGCGCCTCTCCTTCCGCTTGAGCAACTAAGAGCAGTACGCCATTATTTTGATCTGTTGATCCAATCCCCCATTGGCGAAATAGGTTAAGTATATACTCCTCAATTGGTATCCCCTCTATTGAAGGTACCGTCACAATAACAAGCTCTGCAGATGTCTTCTCTTGTAAGGCTTGACTCATTCGAAGCATATCTTCCTTCACATCACTCGAAATCATAGATGCATAGTCTTGGACATATATGTCCACTGTAGGTGTCTGTGGTATAGAAAAAGCATATACACTGGTCAAGGAAGAGCTGATTAATACAATTATGAACAGCATTAACATTAATGTTCTTTTTTGATTCTTCAAAGCATTTCCTCCTTAGGATTAAGTGACATCAGTTAAACTATGTTGTTCATAGAGCTAAATACAAATTTGCTTTTTTCAATTAAAATTTACCTGTGGTGCCTCCCCTGCCTCAGAACTCATTTCAAAGTATGGTTGTGAGTCAAACCCAAAGTTATTAGCTAACAGGCTTGTTGGAAATCTTCTTATGGTATCATTATAATCTCTCACAGAATTGTTATAATCTTGACGCGCTACCGCTAGTCGATTCTCTGTTCCAGCCAATTCATCTTGTAATCGTACAAACTGCTCACTGGCCTGAAGCTGTGGGTAGTTTTCTGTTAAGACAAGCAATCGGCTTAAAGCTCCAGTTAGTTCTTGGTTAGCATCAATCATATCTTCCCTATTGCTCCCTTGGCCAATACGAGCTCTAGCGTTGGCGATTTCAGTAAACACCTGTTCCTCGTGGGATGCATAGCCCTTTGTTACCTCCACTAGATTAGGGATCAAATCATATCTTCGTTGCATTAAATTCTCGACTTGTTGCCAATTGGCATTGACGGATTCATCCATTCCTACTAGTTTATTATAGCTACCCGTTATAGATATTGCAGGTATTGCGATGACTAATGCCACGATGACTAAAACAATAATCCATGTCTTTTTCATTTTTCTTTCCCCCTTATCACAGTTACATTTCCTTTATGTCATATACGCTTTCTACCTCTACTATCATACATTATTTTATGCAACTCTTCCACTCTTTAGCTTAGTTAATTTTTTTCCATAAAAACTAAACTTCACAAAAAGAGCTTGAGCTATCTTGTAATGCATAGCTCAAGCTCTTATCAGTATTGACTTGATCATTAAATCATACGTGGTATGCAGATGATTTCTCCAACCCTGAGTTGATTGGGATCTGTAAGCTGTGGATTCGCTATCGTTAACTGCGCCACTGTCATCCCATAACGTCTGGCAATTAGATAAAGTGTATCACCAGACTGTACCGTATAAAGAATACCTCCTGGACAAGGAATGGGACCCGGTACCCCTACTGGTAAACATATTCTTTGCCCTATTTGTAGCCGTTCTGGATCCACATTAGGATTTACAGCTCTTAGCTGTTCTACAGTAACTCCGTAGCGTATGGCGATACTATAAAAGGTGTCTCCAGCCCGAATGGTATATGTTACTCCTGGGCAAGGTGCTGGTGGCCTTACAGCAGGTACGCATACTTCCTGCCCTATTTGCAGGGCATCTGGATTTACATCGGGGTTTGCTGCAATGAGTGCTTCCACTGCAATATTATATCGTCGTGCAATATTAAAAAATGTGTCTCCAGATTGAATCACATAGACAAATCCCCCTGGACATATGGTATCTTCTAGGGCTACCGGTATACAAATTGTTTGGCCAATCTGAAGATTTTGTGGATCCACACCGGGATTAGCCTGTCGTATCGCTTCTATCGTTGTATTGAATCGTTGTGATAAACCATAATATGAATCTCCAGGTCGGATCGCATATAGTGTCCCCTCTGGACATACTGGCACTTGATTGTTCATATATTTCACCCTTTCAATTTATCTATATTTCTTATTTGATACATTATATACAAGATGTCTCACTATGGTTACACAATAAAAAATTTGATTGTTATTTTCTACGATTTCTTTTAGTATCTTAAAGCCAGACTGTTAAAAACTTATAAGAATTAAAGTACAAAAAAACCAGTGACCGCAACGTATATGAATACGAAGCGTACTGGTTTTTTTAAACAACAAAAAAATAATGGTTTTTTAGCAGTAGGAATTGATGCCAATGAGCCCATTCTACTACTTTTATTATGATTCAATTATTGATGAATTAATATTAAATGAAGTAATATACTCCATCTGTTCTAATTGCATTCCTGCCTTTGTTCCACCATCATTGATCCATTCACCCGTTAACCCGTGGTTATTGATTGTCATTTCAAAGTGACACATGGCAATACCGATGTCAATTCGTTGGATGTCAAACCCCAGGGTTTTATTGTAACCCTTATTTCGTTGTAAATAAAAGTGAAACTGATCCTTTTCTTTAACAACGCGCCACGGTTGTTTATTAGACGCTGATGGTGCCATTCTGACCATTTCTAAGGCAATGGCATATTGTTGTGAAATTTCCTCTTTTAGTAATGGCGTGTCTAATGTCTCTTTATAAAACAGTTGTTCCCATTTCAATCTCTTATTTGACCCTGCAGCGAATCGAACAATGTTATCTATCAGAGATTTTTTATTTTGAGGATAACCGATAGGTGTAATGACCGGCATGTACTCTTGATCCTTCAGTTCAAGGAGTCTTTCAAAACCTTCACGCTTAAAAGTTCCTCCCAGCCAACAGGTTCCCAGTCCTAAGGATGTAGCAAAAAGGATTACTTTTTCCAGTATATATCCAACCTGTTCTAAGTCACCATCACCACGCTCCACGGCTACCAGTATGTAGGTTTTTGCTCCTCTAATTACACCATAGGTACCAATTTTCTTCCCAGTATTTTCAGCAACGCTTAAATCATCAATCAGCTCGAAACGCACCTTAGGTGTAAATGGTCCTGTGGTATCATCAATAAATTCCATTATTTTTCTTTTGTTTTCCACCGATAAGGGCTGTGGTTCATATGTTCTGACCGAAATTCTTCTTTTAATAACTTCTGTTATTGGGTAGTTAAAATACTGCTTTTCATCCACCAATTTACTTCCTCTCTTCACCATTTCCACTATGTTATTTCTTTTCATCATTTATTATGGCGATGTGCTTGGTCAGCACATCAGTTAATCGTTCAATGTCTTCTGAAGCCAATACATCTAATCCGATTTTATTCACTTTGTCATCTTTCATAGATAGAAGTAATTTTTTCCCCTTGAGGTGTCCTTCTTTCATTTGATTAAACTCATATAGCCTTGGTTTTCTTATGAGGCCCATGTATTGAGAGATCCCCACTTCCACAACAGTAATATAACTGATGGACGTCATCCGAAGATATTGTCTTCCTAAACTAGTGCTGATTAACGTTATGAGTAGCAACTGTACTCCTATTGTTGTTCTAAATACATTGTTAATTCCCAATTGGTATAACATAATGAAGGCTCCAAAGCCCAAAATAAACCACACAGCACCTGCAATTTTCCATAATATATTTTTCTTATACTTTAATTCCATTGTTTTAGCTCCTTATTCATATTATTATTAATTCAGTCTCACTAAGTAACACACAATTACTTATCTATATCTTCACTACAAAATTCCATTGAAAACAGATCTTACTTTTATATGGTTTCCAAATTCATACAATGTAAATCTTCTATCACACCATCTTATCATAGAGTGACATTATTTTACATAGTTAACTTAGAAACCCCTCTATATTTCAACTCAATATAGAGGGGTTATTATATACTGATGTTTCTTTACTATCTTATGATTTCACTGCCAGAGTCTCTTTAACAGGAGGTTTCACAAGCATAATTAAGACTGCAGAAATCAGACAAAGAGTTGCTAAATAATAAAAGACCATTTTATAATTGCCATTGGTAATCCCCAATAAGTATCCACTAAGGGTTGGCCCTATGAGTCCCGCTATAAATCCATAGGCCGTAAAGACTAAACCAAGTATTGCGCCAAAGTGCTTAAGTCCAAAACAGTCAGCGATCATTGGTGACGAACATGCAAATAACGTTCCATATCCAAATCCAACCAAACCTGCAAGTATTGAAATCATTACAAGACCTGAGACATGGGGTAATAAAATGTAGCCAATAGCTGCTCCCACAAAGGTAATACTAAGGGTTAAATTTCTACCCACTATATCAGAGATGGCTCCGGTGACAATTCTACTGATACCATTTGCTAAGTTATATACCGCTAAAATCGTTGCTGCTGCAGCTAAATCAAAACCTTTAGCCATTCCAAAACTTACAGATTGTGTCACCATCGTTACTCCTGCAGCTCCCATCAATGCCCAAACGGCCCATAGTAGCCAAAAACTTTTTGTTTTAGTGGCTTCTTTTGAAGTAAATGAGAATTGCTCAGACATTGCAGAATTCTCCTGTTTCACCTCGGTAGGCTCAAAGCCTTTAACTTTTTCAGGTATTTCTGTAAATTGAGAAGCGATTAAGCCCACAACTAAAGTTGCACCGGCAACAATGATACAAAGGGTTTGGTACCCTACAGTCTCAAGCATAAATCTAAAAATAGGCACCATAATTGCTGCTGATATTCCAAAGGTGAGGTTAACAATACCAGACATCAAGCCTCTTTTTTGTGGATACCACCGCTG
Encoded proteins:
- the speD gene encoding adenosylmethionine decarboxylase: MDIKSFEKIQLYGFNNLTKTLSFNIYDICYAKAPEQSKAYIAYIDEQYNAERLTKILSNVADITGANILSISKQDYDPQGASVTMLVAEEMTVPTLTPESLTGESPGPLPGNKPSPGSIVTHLDKSHVTVHTYPETHPLDGISTFRADIDVSTCGHISPIKALNYLIHSFESDIVTIDYRVRGFTRDINGQKYFIDHDINSIQNYIAKDILNLYHAIDVNVYQENIFHTKMTLKDFKLNNYLFGVSEEELSDHESASIKDQLRDEMQEIFYGRNVTKV
- a CDS encoding tetratricopeptide repeat protein; the protein is MKDNQYMLNNYKMIAQKFQEEGNIFQTLKFYEKAYQTHGGAEDIELLLSMGLLYDELEDYPLAKKKYEEVLQINPKEARGYYSLAILYDQQKDYDTAIYYYKKAIEMDPYYEKAYFFLANVYDELEEKEKAIEYYQKSISLNTEDFWAYVNLGSIYEELDKNGQALIMMEKALEIDPTNYKALFNMGVILKKLERVEESIHYYMKSIQYNQDYPYGFLNLAVLYKEQKEYTMALDVISQGIIYNKNVAVLFYNRACLHVYCHNKEKALRDLIRATELSPSLIQYMKKDHELDLLRDLEAYQMMFER
- a CDS encoding sugar-binding protein, with the translated sequence MNLINNNKKIGVVTKYLIFILVFLICVTGILLLWLRSSKVTIFTENPRYHFYFVGQNAVDPYWKEIRQGAEQAARDHNVVVEFNAPRFYSPEEELKYLDIAILSEVDGIITHVSSGEDFTTMINKAYYGGIPVVTVENDDKISNRAAFVGTNGFLLGTEAGKLMVEATGGKANIAIIVSNNFEPDAASQNIRINGFLSELKEYPDMEVVQTYTSRMGILSAEEITQSILNGGKDIDAIFTMTSVDTLGSVQLIIDQNKVGEITMIGFGDAESTLRYIEKGIIYGTVMSDPYRMGYESVQALIDIKEKNNVSSFIDTGVKVIKRENLHEYEERLEFLE
- a CDS encoding ATP-dependent Clp protease ATP-binding subunit; this translates as MKKCSVCHKNTAMIYATKFENGKSEMKGICIQCAKKMGLPVMEQLMEQTGMSEEEVEGLMEQMSDTFGELDAEDLGDPNKLMNLFSQSFSQLSNLYNKDDHPNIEEDIVENPEKEIEDNEEIKEEKVGKSKLRKKKKKRKNLDLYGTNLTEKAFNNGVDRIIGRHREIDRVVQILNRRAKNNPILIGEPGVGKTAIAEGLAVRIVEKQVPAKLLDAEIYLLDLTAIVAGTQFRGQFEGRMKAIIEEAQESGNVILVIDEIHNIMGAGEVHGGVMNAANILKPALARGEVQVIGATTIEEYRKHIEKDAALERRFQSVLIEEPSIDESIEILKGIKDYYEDYHKVLISDEVIESAVKLSERYITDRYLPDKAIDVIDEAGSRANLKNKGLVELEALKEELVKVEEDMAEAALHDDYEKAAQFKMEECRLVKRIEIIEKESKEVHITTEDIAFVIEAWTKIPVRKITEEEAEKLLQLEESLHRRVIGQHEAITSLARTIRRNRAGFRKKKRPASFIFVGPTGVGKTELVKTLAIELFGNEEALIRMDMSEYMEKHTVSKLIGAPPGYVGYDQGGQLTEKVKRKPYSVILMDEIEKAHPDVFNMLLQILEDGRLTDSQGRTVYFENTVLVMTSNAGTSLKSNGIGFGKHGYQALEAKVHESLKESFKPEFLNRIDEIIVFTQLSKEELKQIVDLMLKEVAEDLRQKDMTMEVSDEVKTFLIEKGYDEKYGARPLRRTIQRSIEDEMAEAYLKNEIVEGDHVKIQLKEDQVVLVK
- a CDS encoding LemA family protein, coding for MKKTWIIVLVIVALVIAIPAISITGSYNKLVGMDESVNANWQQVENLMQRRYDLIPNLVEVTKGYASHEEQVFTEIANARARIGQGSNREDMIDANQELTGALSRLLVLTENYPQLQASEQFVRLQDELAGTENRLAVARQDYNNSVRDYNDTIRRFPTSLLANNFGFDSQPYFEMSSEAGEAPQVNFN
- a CDS encoding TPM domain-containing protein, whose amino-acid sequence is MKNQKRTLMLMLFIIVLISSSLTSVYAFSIPQTPTVDIYVQDYASMISSDVKEDMLRMSQALQEKTSAELVIVTVPSIEGIPIEEYILNLFRQWGIGSTDQNNGVLLLVAQAEGEARIEVGYGLEGAINDGKAGAIMDQMISYFQNENYSQGISTAYSLLLQEIAVEYNIDINEIFVGAEAITPTVLEQPTSIVSLLKMIGSLLLMTLLGMLIFSKVLGKNLFVLALLFLGDLASGKYAGPTGGGPHQMGGNFVGRSRRGRYPRGPRGPFGGGSSSGGSSIGRGGFGGGSSGGGGASRKW
- a CDS encoding glycerophosphodiester phosphodiesterase, with protein sequence MFNKDKTTLNIGHRGAQALFPENTIISFDGSLELGADILEMDIRMTKDQVLVCHHDESIDRMSNGTGPIADFTYRELLAYNFAYGFQSPSGHYPYGNRNVNIPQLKDVLRNDYVSPLIFDLKDSGKRGYAVADQIFDLIKKHHLWDRVLIASFHDSVINYFRKISQNSVKTAMGNYEVAVFVVLAFLRLDSLFKNKATAILLPRQFYFLRLDCSAIIKAAHRHKLAIYYWTINDKQEMRRLINLGVDGIITDRPDRLKELLKRQVK